GAGAATCCGATGTAGACCATCCCCGGCGGAAAGCGTCCGGCAATCCGCACTCCGGCGTCCTCCAGTTCCTGAAAACCGACCTCTTCGGCGTAAGCCATGCCGTCGGCAAGCTCGGGAAAAGTCCGCCCGTCAAAGAGGTCGGGGACGGTGACGGTATGCCCGGCTTCACGCAGCACATCGGCAAAGGCATCCATGCCGGGCGTCAGCCCCAGGACGTGGTGGAACATCAGGACATTGGCCACGGGAGTGCTCCTAGCGCGCTGTGAAATAGCAGTCCGGCCCATCATATGAGTCAGCATCTGCTTCCTCTGCTCACAGCAGAGACCCTGTTGCCGGCCGGCATCTCCGTTTTACGATCAAGCATGGCTGACATCGCTGCATTCAGAGTTTCAGAACCGGTGCGTGACCGTGACGCCGGTGTGGACGCACCCCGCACACCGCCGGAGCCCCTGTGGCGGGAGGTCCTCGGTGAGCTGCTGAGACGGCTCCGTCACAACCGCGGTATGACGCTGGGAGAAATCGCCGCTCGGGCCGGCCTCTCCCCGCAGTACCTCTCGGAGATCGAGCGGGGACTCAAGGAACCCTCGAGCGAAATGATCGAGGCCGTTGCCGGTGCCCTTGGCGTCAAGCTGGTTGACCTGACCCTGGCCGTAGCTGAAACGCTGATCCTTGCCAGCGGCAGCGCAACTGCTGTGCAGGCGCCGGCCAGCCCCGCCGTCGGCCGCGGTTCCTTTACCCTGGCTGCCTGAAAAACCCGGGCCCGCGGCTCAGGCTTTATCAATGACATGGTCAATCAGCCCGTAGTCCCTGGCTGCCGCCGCAGTGAAGAGCCGGTCGCGGTCGGTGTCCGCACGCAGCGCCGAAACGCTCTGACCGGAGTGCCGGGAGAGGATGGCCTCCATGTCCGAACGGACGCGCACCAGCTCGTCAGCCTGCAAAATCAGGTCGGGTATGGTGCCGCGGCCCTGCGCCGCGGGCTGGTGAAGAACAATCCGTGCGTGCGGCAGGGCAGCGCGCTTTCCTTCGGCGCCGGCGGCGAGCAGCACGGCGCCGACGGCGACGGCCTGGCCAACAACGGTGGTCGCGACGTCCGGGCGGATAAAGCGAATCGTGTCATACACGGCGAGCATGGCACTGGGATCGCCGCCCTCACAGTTGATGTACAGGTCAATGTCGGAATCGGGCGAGGCCGAGTGCAGGTACAGCAGCTGGGCGATCAGGGCGTTCGCCACTCCGGCGTCAAGGGGCGTGCCAAGGTAGACAATCCGCTCCGTGAGCAGATGCGAGTAAATGTCCATGATCCGTTCGCCGCGCGGATGCTGCGCGATCACGTTGGGGATGGTGTAACTGCTCATCGGACCTCCTCCGCAATGGCGGGCGCGGCGGCGCGGCCGAATCCCGCGGCCACCCGGTGCCGGGGCCGGAAATCGTCAAAGCCCTGCACAATGGAATCGACAAACCCGTAATCCAGCGCCTCCCGGGCCGTGTACCAGTGATCATGCAGCGAGTCCTCGAAAATCCGCTCCACCGGTTGTCCGGTGTCTTCGGAAATGAGCCGCAGCACGGTGTCCCGGGTGTGCCGCAGGTCATCGGCCTGCAGCTCAATGTCGACGGCGGTGCCCGCAATGCCGGCCGATCCCTGGTGCATCAGGATGCGGGCATGCGGCAGTGCCCGGCGCTTGCCGTGCGTTCCGGCGGAGAGCAGGAACTGGCCGGCGGAGCACGCGATGCCAAACGCCAGGGTTGAGACATCATTCGGGATCGTCCGCATAAGGTCGCGGATGGCCAGCATCGCCGGGACGGAACCTCCGGGGGAGTGGATCCACAGGGCTATGTCGGTCAGCGGGTCCTCCGCGGCCAGACTGATGAGCTGCGCGGCGAGCAGCGTTCCATTGTCGTCATCCAGCGGACCGTCCAAAACCAGGACGCGGCGCTCGTAGAATTCCCGGCGGATGCTTTCGGTGAACAG
This genomic interval from Arthrobacter citreus contains the following:
- a CDS encoding helix-turn-helix transcriptional regulator, encoding MADIAAFRVSEPVRDRDAGVDAPRTPPEPLWREVLGELLRRLRHNRGMTLGEIAARAGLSPQYLSEIERGLKEPSSEMIEAVAGALGVKLVDLTLAVAETLILASGSATAVQAPASPAVGRGSFTLAA
- a CDS encoding ClpP family protease encodes the protein MSSYTIPNVIAQHPRGERIMDIYSHLLTERIVYLGTPLDAGVANALIAQLLYLHSASPDSDIDLYINCEGGDPSAMLAVYDTIRFIRPDVATTVVGQAVAVGAVLLAAGAEGKRAALPHARIVLHQPAAQGRGTIPDLILQADELVRVRSDMEAILSRHSGQSVSALRADTDRDRLFTAAAARDYGLIDHVIDKA
- a CDS encoding ATP-dependent Clp protease proteolytic subunit, which translates into the protein MNDSEKTPLFTESIRREFYERRVLVLDGPLDDDNGTLLAAQLISLAAEDPLTDIALWIHSPGGSVPAMLAIRDLMRTIPNDVSTLAFGIACSAGQFLLSAGTHGKRRALPHARILMHQGSAGIAGTAVDIELQADDLRHTRDTVLRLISEDTGQPVERIFEDSLHDHWYTAREALDYGFVDSIVQGFDDFRPRHRVAAGFGRAAAPAIAEEVR